The DNA segment CCATTTTCTGGACAATATCAAGTCTTTGGTAAATTGATAGGTATCATCTATCATTATGTTGACGTGGCAAGTGCTCAGGATGACGTGGAAGGGTTAGAGCAAAGTAAAGACTCGGGATGGTTGAGACGCTTTGTCGTTAGTAATATGCATCAGCAAGAAGACTATAAGTAGAGTCGCTTGATTGAAGAATAGGTTATGTTTGATGTTGTAATTGGTTAGACATATGAGTTTAGATCCGATCTTGATGAGATCGGTGATTCAAGATTCACTCGCCATGAGAATGTAGCAAACCTCAAGCTATCCTTGTAATCGGTGTTAGTCTGTGTGTAATCCTCTTAAAGATTAGTAAAGAGAGTGTTGAGTGATGAGAAGTTATCTTCATACTTAACATAAATTGAACTTGAACACAGTGATGTAGTGCGCGATGCCTTTGGCACTTCCTTGTAGACGTTGTTTATGACAGATTGACAGTGCAACAGCTTCATCTTCTCGAACTCTAGTCCCGGTTCCTCCATTACTTCTCTAGCAACACCGAGTTTACCGACCACAACAGCGATTTTCGGCATCGCACTTTCTGTCTCCATTTCAGtgtgaataaaaatataaaataaccatCCTCTCTCGTCGGCGATTTGTTTATTCATCGTTGACTATACGATGTCAGACGGTCCAGTGGCATGAGTCCCAGCCATAACacttcttttattattttcgacaaatgtttttgtttgttataaaaattaatattcttaACATTCATACCCCAAAAATAAACGTATTAATTATTAACAATATTGTTATTAAAATTTGTGAAGGAAGAGGAATAGGCTCCTCTCTATATTTTTACGGGAAGTTACTAGCACCACAAATTTAATTGCGCAATACTTTACTGCGTTGACCACCACTTGTCAGCATGAGATTGCATCAATAAGTTAGTAAGACACCATATATAGCTAACAAACCATAAATCACTCGTCTAAATATTTCACTTTGATCACTACGCTCTCTGTCATTCCTTCATCGATACAATGACGGATACGACAGACGATATTGCAGAGGAAATCTCATTCCAAAGCTTCGAAGATGACTGCAAGTTGCTCGGAAGTCTCTTCAATGATGTGTTGCAGAGGGAAGTCGGAAGCTCATTCATGGAGAAAATTGAACGCATTCGAATCCTGGCTCAggtttgttttatattagtatataattgtgttaaatatattattaaaaattaagtcATTAATCTAAAAAGTGTACAATGGTTTTGGAATAAAGAGGAATGATACTAGTGTTTGTGGTTAAAAACGTTTCAGAGTGCGTTGAATTTGCGTTTGGCTGGTATTGAAGATACTGCAAACCTATTAGAGAAGCAACTGACTTGTGAAATATCCAAGATGCCACTAGAGGAAGCTTTGACATTGGCTCGTGCGTTCACTCACTCTCTTAACCTTATGGGCATTGCAGACACTCATCACAGGTCatggttttagaaaaaaacatttacaacAAAAGTATTTACAAATAATGAACAAGCATAataaattcttaatttttttttggtatataaacctttttttttgtttttccagaATGCATAAACTCATAGACGTTACACAACTTTCAAGATCGTGTGATGATATATTCACTCAGCTATTGCAAagtggaatttcctcggaagaGCTTTACAAAACGGTTTGCAAGCAGGTTGACTTTATATTATATCACTTTTAACTGTTCCAATATGTTTGTAACACGTATatcatactccctccgttccattaagatagattttttagaaaaaaaatttgtttcacaaacatgtattttttgtgttttctatgaaaaagttgtaaactttaaaaaaattaattgaatttattgaattactattggttaaaaattattgaaaattataaattacagaaaatgatacttttattatggtagtttaatgtgtttatTTAATAAgtgtaaaaatactaaaaagtctATCTTGGAAGGGAGGGAGTATGTCACAGAGCTGCGTGTCAAATTTCCACATTTTGATATTAAATtgcaaattttatttatcgACTTTAGGAGGTCgagattgttcttactgctcATCCTACTCAAATTAACCGGAGAACCTTACAGTACAAGCATGTCAGAATTGCTGTAAGTTTGGAATGATGttggtatatatatactttcttgCTGTATTCTTTAGTCAGAAAAAAAAGCGTTAAGACCGTTTACTTTCTTGCAGAATCTTTTAGAATATAACAGCAGATCAGATATCGGCCATGAAGATCGAGAAACACTAATTGAAGACTTGGTACTCTTCTTTTATAATTCGTTTTGTTAGAGCATTAAAATCTAATAAActaattatcatattttaaaggTTAGGGAGATAACTTCAGTATGGCAGACTGATGAGCTTAGACGTCAAAAACCTACTCCAGTTGATGAAGCTAGAACTGGTATTATGTTAAATCGaatttgtataaaaatttagTTGACATTCCCTTCATTTTCCTTCCCTTCTAATTCACCAGGTTTGAACATTGTTGAGCAATCCCTTTGGAAAGCTGTACCACATTACCTGCGTCGTGTCAGCAATTCCTTGAAAAAGGTATGATTCTAATTAAATTTTCTAGTGTATATCTGGAAAAATAAGTTTCTAGCAAAGAATTTATTAAGCAATAAATATAacattccaaaaataaaatctggATAAACTCAAGTTACCTAACCTTGAGAGTATTGTGATTTAGTTTACGGGGAAGCCACTTCCATTAACATGCACGCCTATAAAATTTGGTTCTTGGATGGGAGGTGATAGAGATGGAAACCCAAATGTGACGGCGAAGGTTACTCTTTTATGTATATTATTCTAGGGCACAACTACTTTCCATTTTCCCATATAAAATTCCTGCCAATTACTTTTCCATGGAGAACATCGAACTTATCTTACTTTAACCTTGTGATTTCCTTGATATCTCACACTTAAATGTTGTGATACTAATTTTCCAGGTCACCAAGGAAGTATCTCTCTTGTCCAGGTGGATGGCTATCGATCTGTACATAAGAGAGGTTGATAGCTTAAGATTTGAATTGTCTACAGATCGATGCAGTGACAGATTTTCAAGATTAGCAGAGGACATTCTTGAAAAAGGTATGCTTCTATCAGTTTCTGttgaatttgtatatttttttccattcataatatttttttactataaaacCTTACAAATTGATGTTTTCTCCCCTCAGAGAGTTCTGAAAAAAATTCTGACAGAGGACAATCAAGTTTCTTAAACCAGCAAAATTCATCCTTGTCAACACAGCTTCCAGATAAAGCTCAACATCCTTCTTGCAttggtaaaaaaatacttttacattttGTGCTGGTAAACACGACCAACATCCACACCTTTTTCCTGATGCATTCATGTTCTTATAACTCATTTCATTACAGAAGATGGCGATTCACAACATcccaaatttgaaattaatacgACGACAGATTTTGTGCCTCCTAATCTCCAGGTAAGGCAAAGCCTTTTGATATTTACATGAAACATAGTTTTGTTGAGTTCTTGCCAAgtcttttgatattttttccttatttttctTACACAGAAGCAAAATGAAGAAGACTCTCCAAAGATAGATTCGAAGTCAAATGCTGATGATACTCATACGGGAGGTCTTACTTCGCGAGGTTCTTTCTCATCTACCTCTCAACTTCTCTTCCAGAGGAAACTATTTGCGGAATCTAAAATTGGGAGGGCCAGTTTTCAAAAGCTACTAGAACCACCTCCACTTAAACGTGCTGGAATGGCTCCTTACCGCATTGTACTTGGAGATGTTAAGGATAAGGTACAAGACCTTAATATTTTCATCCAAAATTAACTTTTACGTGTTGGTTGCATCTTAACCTATTATAactcgtttttttttctaattcttaGTAAGCATAAAGTTTGAGCCATATAAGTGCTCTAACTAATTCTCAAACTGAATACTCTATGATCACAGCTTGTGAAGACTCGAAAACTCCTTGAACTTCTACTTGAGGGTCTTCCTTGTGCGTATGACCCTAGGGTATCGTATGAAACGTCAGAGCAACTTCTAGAACCATTGCTCCTCTGCTACGAATCACTGGTAAAACTCCATGTTAAAATAACGTTCCATCAAAATGATCTTTAACATCATTCTTTTACTTAGCAATCATCCGGCGCTGGTGTACTAGCTGATGGAAAACTTGCTGATCTAATCCGTAGAGTTTCTACATTTGGCATGGTTTTGGTGAAACTTGATTTACGTCAGGTGagattttcttctatttttggaTCGCTCTTGTTTTAGTGGTTTTACTCGTATAATAATGTATATATGAATCATTTACCAGGAATCTGCAAGGCATGCTGAAGCTTTGGATGCAATTACAACATACTTGGATCTTGGTACTTATAGTGAATGGGAtgaagagaaaaaactagatttCTTGACAAAAGAACTTAAAGGGAAACGACCCCTTGTTCCTCCCACTATTGAGGTCAGAATGACAATAACCTTTTGCATATCAAAACCCGTCTTTCAGCATGTGTTACTGGTGCATTCGAACAAGAGCGATCCAAAGAATACAACTTACTAATAatgtatcaattttttttaatatcagcTGTGGTCTATATTATGTGTAGGTTGTTCCTGAAGTTAAAGAAGTATTGGACACATTCCGAGTTGCTGCTGAGTTTGGAAGTGAATCACTTGGAGCTTATGTTATTTCCATGGCTTCAAATGTATGATCGCTTTGGTTTCTCTAGAATCAAATGTAGCAATAAGTTATGTGATACGTATACATTGAAATTGATTAATTTGTTGCTAAATTTCCAGGCAAGTGACGTCCTTGCTGTGGAGCTTCTGCAGAAAGATACTCGACTTGCGGTCACTAGTGAACATGGAAAACCATGTCCTGGTGGAACGTGAGTTTAAATTCATACTCATTATTTTCATACTAATTATAGAAACATTTTAATGTAAACATTTTATTTCGAATTGTATGATGCCATACTCTCTTATTCGTTAGGCTACGAGTGGTTCCTCTTTTTGAAACGGTGAAGGATTTACGAGCTGCTGGTTCTGTGATAAGGAAACTGCTTTCAATAGATTGGTACAGAGAACACATCCAAAAGAATCATCATGGTCACCAAGAGGTAAGTTACAACTGTAAATTAAACAATTTCTTAGAAGAATAACCCCTCTAGAAACTTGTAACAATTAATATTACGTGCAGGTGATGGTTGGATACTCTGATTCAGGAAAGGATGCTGGACGCTTTACTGCAGCATGGGAACTTTACAAAGCTCAAGAAGATGTTGTTGCTGCTTGCAATGAGTTTGGGATCAAAATCACTTTGTTCCATGGACGAGGAGGAAGTATTGGTCGTGGTGGTGGCCCGACCTATCTCGCCATACAATCCCAACCACCAGGCTCTGTAATGGTCAGTTTTCATCTCTCTTGAGTTTTCTTTTCATGGTGACACAAGAATATGGTCTTTTACTGGTTCACTGAGATTTAAGTCACTTTGGAAACCAACACATAACCACCACAATAATTTATGTCAAATATTAATTACTTGGTTTGGCCAGGGCTCTTTGCGTTCTACCGAGCAAGGTGAGATGGTTCAAGCCAAGTTTGGTATACCACAAACAGCTGTTAGACAACTAGAAATATACACAACCGCGGTTCTACTCGCTACATTAAAGCCTCCTCAACCGCCTCGAGAGAAAAAATGGAGAAATCTAATGGAAGAAATCTCAACAATCAGTTCCCAAAACTACAAAGGCACAGTCTACGAAAACCCAGAGTTTATCTCATATTTCCATGAGGCAACACCACAAGCCGAGCTCGGTTACCTCAACATAGGAAGCCGACCAGCTCGAAGAAAGAGCTCTACTGGCATAGGACATCTCAGAGCTATCCCTTGGGTCTTTGCTTGGACACAAACAAGGTTTGTTCTACCAGCTTGGCTCGGTGTAGGAGCTGGTCTAAAGGGTGTCTCTGAGAAGGGTTACGCAGACGATATTCAGGAGATGTATAAAGAGTGGCCGTTTTTTCAGTCAACTATTGACCTTATAGAGATGGTGTTAGCTAAAGCAGACATCCCCATTACAAAACTCTATGACGAACAACTTGTCTCTGAGAACAGAAGAGGACTTGGTGATATGCTGAGGAAAGAATTGATGACTACTGAAAAGTATGTGCTTGTGATAACTGGCCGCGAGAAACTCTTGGAGAGCAACAAGAGCTTGAAGAAACTCATAGAGAGTAGACTTCCGTATCTTAACGCTATGAACATGTTGCAAGTTGAAGTACTTAAGAGGCTAAGACGCGATGAAGATAACAATAAGCTTAGGGATGCTTTGCTAATCACAATCAATGGTATCGCTGCAGGAATGAGAAACACTGGTTAAGAAAGTAGCACAACACACTAAACGGAGATTTACAATAATCTATTATTTGGTTTCTTTTGGTCtgttcttttgtttcttgttgaACAACAAGGTAATCGTACAGAAGAGAGCGTCGGGGATTTTAATTTATCATTGGACTAATTCCACAGTTTATATAGTTGTAATGTTTTGGGCTCAATGGACTTTGCGGTGGAATTATTGAAATAATAGGTAAAGACAGAGCAAAATATTGCAATGTCTCTATATCCACATATTCCTTTTCCTTTATACAACCTGTGATTAAACCCCATCCTGAAATCTTATAACCGATTTCGTTGATGAACGATCAAAATGTGCATGCATGCATCATTTAGGAGAAATAAGTATCCATGATGGATTagtacataaataaaatatgttgtcATATTTCACGCATACAATGCAACAGAACTGAAATAACAAcgttaaatttgtttataaactgaaaaaattgttttaaacatttttttttacgtcgaaagaccattctattactcaaaggTTTTAAACATGTTTAAAATGGTAACATaacagaaatttttttttttttgtttacgctttctaaattaaaatttgattttacaacctctaaattaaaaattttaattgttactattgtttctattttatttaatattatgtttttgacACATCTGATGATCTTTTTACTACTGTTTTCTAACTTGAGTGTTGAAAATTCAGCAGAAACTACTTGATCATTATCCTTCTGGGATGTTAACATCGTTATTCGATTTATATGTAAATCGATATAAAGGAAAAATCTTCTAAACAGTAAGATTTGAGAACAACTTTTCATGTATAAATCCACTGCCAACTTGTGGTCTAAGTAACTTTAGTTTTGCTATTATTCTCTCTCATTGCCAATTgctttttactcttttttttcgtAGAACACTGATGTCTGAATCCTAGCCTACTAGCCTTTACATAcctgaaagaaaaagagaaatacaAGGCATGAATCCCGGGAGAGCATATTctttagaatattattatttgcttGTGTGGTGCATATCTTTTGTCAACGTTGTGAGGTATAGGCTGTGCAAACCGAACCGATGTTTTTCAGTTGTCGATTTTGATTCAGCTACTTGGGTTTAACTTATAGGCAGACAACTGAAATTGATTTGGGTgggttttttcatttttttgtattttactatTGATACATGAGTATacgtatattaatttataaaaaatgtagATAAGATTTCATATGAAGAACGCAAATATCTGAAACTGAAAGTACGGGTCCGAATGGCAATATGCAAGAACTACTACGCTGaggttttaataataataaaaacatataaataaataaatatatgtagaaatttatgttaatataaCTAAGGTGCGGTGCGTTGCTGTTTGTAAGCATTCGAAGTCTAAATATCAAAATAGATTTGTTCGGAAAGAAAAAAGATAATAGTGAGCTAAGCACGCACTGATACACGAGCACTTTTTGTAACTGTTCACGAGCACATATTGATAAGCACTGCTTTACCTTTACTTTAATTGAATTACTGCCTCCAAATGATTGAATTCACTTTAATTGAATTACTTTAATTGAATTACTGCCTCCAAACATATAAAGACTTTATCTACACCACCTGCATGCATTACATGATGAAGAGTATCTTAAAAATTTTCCAAACACATGGAATTCGCTCAAGTATAAATACATCACAATCATAAAATACCTCCAAAGTCCAAACCAACCTTTTTCTCTATAGGatcgtgtgtatatatattctctTCTCAACGATTCGAAGATAATTGATTCTTAACAACCGGCTTGTAAGAATCCGAATCCAGGTACAGGCAAAACTTCATTAATCCATCGCTGCCTAAATTGAAAGCATATGCTAAACATATACTAATTAAACGTCGTTGTTACCTTTTGAActgtaattataaataaataaaataaatatttatgtgtaTTACTATTTAATACTATATACCGTAGAATTGCACGTGGCGTCGTGGGcaaaagttaataaaacaaaataactttCGTGAGAAATGGCTATAGCTAAATAAGTATACATTCTTTAAacttcatatatattatttagattCTATGAGAATGGCGTATGCCCcttttggttaaaatatatctatgtaTTTTCCAACTATTAGCTTATTCAACTCCGGAAATAATATATTCCATATAcaaccctttttttttcttttttgacttAAAGTTTTTCCATATACattgatttgttttcttttttttctttttgtttttatgttgaggTGACaacaattattaattatttttcataaaaaactATTAGTTTAATTCAAAATCTTATACTTGGATGATAAATTATTTAgttaaactattatatattgACTACAAACTGaagcatagtttttttttactaaacacTCCTTAATCACTACGGGAAGcaacattttcttatttttattaattttaaatatatgttctTGTAAAACATCTTTACAAaagcatatatattatttttatgctAAATACAAAGCGTCTACGATAAAATgatctttgaataatttttttaatgtgctTATGAGCTGCCTCTATATTATCCTTGTTACGATATCAACATTTGATATAACCCTCGCTCAAAAATTCCAAgtagtttaataatatatataatatatttaaatatgttttctcaaaattttattaaactacTTACATATATatgcttatatatatttaacacttacttaatttaattatatcttCATCATCGTTTTTAATTGTACGATTGGTTAGCATCTCatcacaaaatatatttttctgaaatttgcTCGTATGATGcgccataatttttttttttaaagttgacGGTATAAATAGAGAGATTCAACGTACATATATTCCCACATAGTCTAGACCAGAGGCCTACATCAAAGAGAGTGTACTACTGAAGGTTGGTATCATATTCTTACAAAATGGATTTTCTTAGGTTTAGCTCAGGTTTCTCACATGATATAGAATTTTCTGATTTGGCTACCCTATTTATCTAACTCCTAGATTCACTATTACATGTCACCATTTGAATTTGTTTGGATTCCTTTTTACAAAAGtaacaacaaaaaatgaaggagaaaTCGCACCACAAAACTAAATGGGATATGCTATTATAAAAAAACCCGACAAAAGCATTGAACTAGCTTTGGCTAGATGTCCCTGGATACATCACTCTTATTTAATACTACCCGTACTACATTAGTCTACATGCTACTGCAATCTGACGAGCCAAATAGTGATGGTATATTTTCGGTTATGATTGTTGTAAAATGGGGTtctttgacaacaaaaaaaaagtaattgtaAATGTAGAAACTTTAGTGGCTCGCAATATAGGTATTTGGTCGTTTTATCATTTTCCGCTGGCTTTGAAGAAGAAACGGTGGACCAACATTGCCATAAATTGGAAGTTGGATATGATATGATAAGGAATTTTCTCTTTTTAGTCGGAAAAAGGTAAATACAAATGGTTGCTCAAAAACGTTTTTGAAGTTTCAATGCCCTCCATTCGTATGGTTGCtcaaaaacgtatttttaaaCCGCGTGCATAAAGCTTCATGAGCATCCTGTgctttgtaataatattttccCTAAAATATCAGATAGAAAATTTCATACTTTTTACTGTAAAACAAGCAACCATAAACAGAATGAAAATGTTAGCTCCCTCAGCAAACACCTTTGAAGTCCCATGGTAGTTTTTAACCTCATACTTAATTACTTTTTCCAATGTATATGGAAACTAGAATGCGAAACTAAAAACCTCAAAATTTGGAACGTTTgcaatatatgttttgtttttgtttgcaaTCGAACgtggttttaaaaatatttttaaattttaaatattaacttACAGTTTTGTATTTATGAAAGTGGGTTATAAAGAACATTAATACATGTTCTGATTGGTAAAAACTTAAACTACTTGAATGACTATTAACATGGATTTGGCAGTATGCGCAACTGTAATATGAAACTATgaaatcaaaatttgatttgtagttcttcttcttttcttcttccttaagatatacatgttttcaaAATCTCATTACCATCCAAAACAAATATAGTGGAAATCGAGCTGGTCCAACCTGAGTTCATCTTTTGTGTCTCTCGGCACCTAATTTCTTTTTGGTCCATTTCAGATATATCCTTTTTTTCCACAGACAATATTACTAAACTACAATCTACTTACTATTTAAGGCTATCCCATTTACGATACCCACATTATATATACCCTTACCGTTCATTTAGTTCGGTACTCGGTACAAGCTTCACTCATAGGTGGAACATTTTGAGTGGTGAGAGAGGTGCAAGAAGACCCGGCGGCCAGAGAAGTATCGGTGTATATATACCGGTGAGAATCAGAAGGTCCCACACGAGACAAGATTTACCTATCTAAAAGCACAAGTGGAAGAAGTATAGGATTAAAATTAGTACATGATCAGGTTTAGTTTTAAGAAGGATATTTGAGAATGTGCTTTGCGAAGCATTATCAGTAGGATCAAGCAAGCCCAGTCACATatattcttctctttctctgccTTTTCTTTTGTCCATTATAAATCCTCTCTTAACCTACACTCACAAAACAAACACACTatctacttcttttttttttgaacgaacAAGTGATTATCATTAAGAAAAAGAGTTACTCCCCACGGGGAGGGTTTACAAGGGAAAGCAGAGCAGATTTAGCAAGAGAGTCTGCTTTAACATTGTTTAAACGTGGAATAAAACCAAATGAGATAACTTCGAACCTGCAACTTAAAACCCTAATATCAAACAGTAAGCTATGCAGCTCGATTGTTGAAGAGGACGAGTTGAGAAGGTTGACGAGGGATTTCGAATCAGAGAAAATATTCAACCGAAAGAATCCGTAAGCGACTGCGTCAAGTAGAGCAGCCTTTACCGCAAGGGCTTCAGCAACCAGGGGTGAAGCGACATGAGAGCGGTTTGAAGATCGGTGCTCAACAGAGACACCATTGGGGTCGTGAAAGACCCAGCCTTGTCCACTGTTTCTTGAGATGGGGTCCCAGGCTCCATCTGTGAAGCAAGCATATCCAGTAGAGGGTTGCTGCGGTAGAGGAGGCCGGTTGTGTGGAGAGCAAGTCTTAACAGGGGCTTGAGAGGCTTCTTCCCAGGACCTAGCATCTTTTAAAACTTTCAGAGATATCTCTGCTTCAGACCAAGACTTGTTGtcgaagacaagttggttcctGTTCTTCCAGAGATGCCAAAGAACC comes from the Brassica napus cultivar Da-Ae chromosome A7, Da-Ae, whole genome shotgun sequence genome and includes:
- the LOC106357095 gene encoding phosphoenolpyruvate carboxylase 4, which gives rise to MTDTTDDIAEEISFQSFEDDCKLLGSLFNDVLQREVGSSFMEKIERIRILAQSALNLRLAGIEDTANLLEKQLTCEISKMPLEEALTLARAFTHSLNLMGIADTHHRMHKLIDVTQLSRSCDDIFTQLLQSGISSEELYKTVCKQEVEIVLTAHPTQINRRTLQYKHVRIANLLEYNSRSDIGHEDRETLIEDLVREITSVWQTDELRRQKPTPVDEARTGLNIVEQSLWKAVPHYLRRVSNSLKKFTGKPLPLTCTPIKFGSWMGGDRDGNPNVTAKVTKEVSLLSRWMAIDLYIREVDSLRFELSTDRCSDRFSRLAEDILEKESSEKNSDRGQSSFLNQQNSSLSTQLPDKAQHPSCIEDGDSQHPKFEINTTTDFVPPNLQKQNEEDSPKIDSKSNADDTHTGGLTSRGSFSSTSQLLFQRKLFAESKIGRASFQKLLEPPPLKRAGMAPYRIVLGDVKDKLVKTRKLLELLLEGLPCAYDPRVSYETSEQLLEPLLLCYESLQSSGAGVLADGKLADLIRRVSTFGMVLVKLDLRQESARHAEALDAITTYLDLGTYSEWDEEKKLDFLTKELKGKRPLVPPTIEVVPEVKEVLDTFRVAAEFGSESLGAYVISMASNASDVLAVELLQKDTRLAVTSEHGKPCPGGTLRVVPLFETVKDLRAAGSVIRKLLSIDWYREHIQKNHHGHQEVMVGYSDSGKDAGRFTAAWELYKAQEDVVAACNEFGIKITLFHGRGGSIGRGGGPTYLAIQSQPPGSVMGSLRSTEQGEMVQAKFGIPQTAVRQLEIYTTAVLLATLKPPQPPREKKWRNLMEEISTISSQNYKGTVYENPEFISYFHEATPQAELGYLNIGSRPARRKSSTGIGHLRAIPWVFAWTQTRFVLPAWLGVGAGLKGVSEKGYADDIQEMYKEWPFFQSTIDLIEMVLAKADIPITKLYDEQLVSENRRGLGDMLRKELMTTEKYVLVITGREKLLESNKSLKKLIESRLPYLNAMNMLQVEVLKRLRRDEDNNKLRDALLITINGIAAGMRNTG